One Pigmentibacter ruber genomic window, GAAAAGATACCGGAATTATTCTAGAGTTTTTAAAAGAGAAAATCCTTACATTCAGAAATAAAAAAGTCTTATTTCAACAATATCCTTTGTCTAGAGTATTAACAGAATTAAGTTTAAATAAAATTGATGCCATTGCATTTCTAGCTAAAACAAAAGAAAGGGAAAAGAATTTTAATTATACAAAAACACCTATATACACATCAAATAGTTTTATTACATTCTTAAAAAACTCACCTATAAATTATATCAAAAGTATTGAAGATATTAAAAACGAGACCATTGGAATTGGGCAACATGCTGCTCTTTGTGACTTCTTAGAAAAAAATAGAGAGCAACTCACTTTCGAAGAATCATCAGCAGAAAATTACAATATTGTATTGATCAATAAATTATTATTTAAAAGAATTTCTGCTGCTTATACATATTTACCAGATTCATTATTTTATGAAGCCAAGAAAAGTAATACTTTAAATCAACTAAAATTTATTAAAATACCGGAAAGTAGTGTTTCGGTTTATTTTGTTCTTTCTAAAAATTTTAACCGAAAAGAACAAGAATTAATTGAAAAAAATTTAAAAAATAATCACTTAATATATAAACCAGAATTCAATTAAATTAATGCTAGTTTTTTAACAAAATTTTCAGTTTCAACATTACAAGGCTTTATTTCTATTATTTGTCTGCTATATTTATCAAGAAAAAAACTATTGTCAATTAATTGATTTATATTTTCAATTAATTGATATTTAATATCCCACATTTCAGCCCATGATTTAAATTGTAAAGAATGCTCATTTTTACAAAAATCTACAGTTTTACCCCCTAAAACACTATTAAATATCTGCCCCCCAGAATTATTAATAATAATTATAATAAATGACAATTTTTCATGATATTGCTTAACCCATAAGCTTTGTAAATCATATAAAGTAGTTAAGTCACCAAATATGCCAATGTTAATTTTATTTTCTAATGCACATCCCAAAAATGTTGAAATTTGACCATCTATTCCATTAGCGCCTCTAGATGCTTCTATTTGAAAATTTTTACTTTCAAATGTTGCAATCATATCCCATGTTCTTATTGGCAAACTATTTCCTAAATAAATAAAACTAGATTCCGGTATCTTTAAAGACAATTTATGAATAAAAGCATATTCAGAATTAGAAAATTCATTTAGTAGTTTTATGGCTTTGTAAAACTTAGTAGTTGATTGATCGATTAAGTTTTTCATTTCACTTTTATTAAAGTTATTACTTGATAATAAAAATTTTTTTAATTGAGGAAAGAAAGTCTCATAATTTACTTGCAAATGTTCAGCATTACATGAACCACTAAAATATGATTCAGAAATTGAAAGAACATTTAAATTTAAACTGCTTTCATCAATTTCTCTCCAAATTTTATGTGTGGGAGTATTTCCAATTTTTAAAACACTATCAAATTCAATATTTAATAGCTTTGCTCTTTCCCATAAATTATTTGCATATAAAATTTTAATATCTTGTAGTTCAACACATTCACGAAAATTTGAAATTGATTCTAAATAAACTGGTCTATTTAGAAATCTTAAAAAATCAATTAAAATTGATTTATTTTCAATATTATTTTTTGAAACAATTACTAATAAGTTTTTACTTATAGAAAAAAATCTTTTGCAAACATCAAATTCTTTTGAATAATTATAAGTTTCTTTTATAAATTCAATTGGTATTATGTTTTCTAAATTATATTCTTTATTTTCTTTAGTTTGCAACGGTACATCAAAGCATGGATTAATATGAATAGGTTTATTTCTTTTATAACAAGCTATACTAAATTCTTCATTTGCTTCAATATCAATACATGCTGCTACATACATTCCAAATATATTTTTTTGTTCAATAGTTTGAGGGGAACCCGTTCCCCTTTGTTTTCTAGGTCTATCAGCTGTTACTACAACCAACGGTAAATCTGAATAATATGCTTCAATGACAGCAGGAAATAACTCGGCAACTGCTGTTCCAGAGGTAACAATTACTGCTACTGGAGCTTTTAAACTTTTTATTCTTCCAATAGCGTAAAATGCAAGACTTCTTTCATCGAAATGACTATAAATTTTAATATTTTTTGAATTCAATAATAGATCTATCAAAGGTACATTTCTTGCGCCTGCGCACACATAAAATTCTTTAACACCCCATTGCATAAGATTTTTAATAATTTTGGAGGAAAATTCAGAATTCATAATTTAGCCCTAAATTTTTTATGATAGAATGTATTTTAAATTTTATTTCATTCAATTCATCTTGATAGTTACTTTCTTCTATTACTCCTCCTCCCGCAGTAATTTGTACTTTATCAAACTCATCCCACTGTAGGCCTCGAATAAGACAAATACAAAATGACTTATTTTTATTTAACAATAAACCAAAAGGAGCTGCAAAATTTTTCCGTTTGCAAGTGTTTAATAATGATTCTTCTAGCCAAAATTGATCATTTTTTGGATAAATACCAACAGCAGGAGTTGGATGTAATGTATGAACTAACTTTAAATAATTAAATTCAGTTTTAAAATTAAGAAAAATATCCGTTTTCAAATGTAGGAGATAAGGTAATTCAAATAGTCTAGTTTGCCCAATATCTACATTGCCAAAATGTTTTATTGCTTTTTTTATACCTTCTATTACAAAACTATGTTCATTTTTTATTTTCGGATCGTTTATGAAATTGTCTTTATCAACATTTATTTCATTTTTTATTGTTCCTGCAAGAGCAATTGTATATATATTATTATTTTCCTGAGAAAAAATAAGCTCCGGACTTGTTCCAATAATACCTTCATTATTTTTCCAAAATCCATATAAATAGCATTTATTATTTTTAATATTTTTTACTACATTCTGAATAAAAAATAGCTTATTTTCTGAATCTATTTTTGATTTACCTGATAAAAAAGAAAAAGGTACACCTTTTTTAATCTCCTTACTTTTTATATTTTTCATAATAAAATCAAATTGCTTTTGATAATATAAATTATCAAATTTTTCCCATTTAATATCAGGAACATTTCCTACAGAATTTTTTAAAATAGTTTGAAATCCATCAAAAGTAAATTCAAAGAATTTTTTTCCCTTATAAAAAGTATTTTTATTTTTGAAATAAAAATCACTAAAATAGAAGTAAGGATATTCTAAATTTTCATTTGATTGATATTCTTCTAAGGCTCCATACATACACCAAATTTTATTTTCAATTGATGAAGAGAAAAAAATACCTGATTTTAAAAATTCTTCTAAATTAAATAATTCCATTTAATTCCCTGAATAGCATAGTTAATTAGATTTAATTTGTAATAAATTGTATAAGTTTTGAAAATCTGCTGGATAAGGAGCTATAAACTTCATTTGCTTTCCATGTCGAGGATGTACAAATTCCAAATGCAAAGCGTGTAACATTTGTCTTGGTGAATTTTTTGTAACTTGCGCAAAAAGCTCTTTTTTATTTTTTAATTTATCTGGAATTTTAGAATATAGAGAGTCTCCTACTATTCCATTTCCTAAATATGCCATTTGAACCCTAATTTGATGTGTTCTTCCAGTGTATAATGAGCAAGAAACCAAAGAAAAATCCAAATTACCAAACTCTTTTAAGAGTTTGTACTTCAGAATAGCTTTTTTACCAACACCTTCCGCTTGGACAGAGTATTTTAAGCGATTTTTTAAATCTCTGCCGTGCCAAGTTACAATTTCTCCCTCTGAACTAGGTAATTTTCCATATACTATAGCATGATAAATTCGTATTTGAGAATGCTCAGCAAATTGTTTGGAAAGGTGCGTTAAAGCTAACTGTGATTTTGCTACAACCATCACTCCACTAGTATCTCTATCAAGGCGATGAACAATACCAGCTCTTATAGGACCTCCTAAAGAAGGCAAAGTCATTCCTGTATAAGCTAATACAGCATTAACCAATGTCCCTGAGTGAACACCAGCACCAGGGTGGACAACCATCCCAGCTGATTTATTAATTACTAATAAATCAGCATCTTCATAAAGAATATTTAATGGAATCTCTTCTCCTATAGGTTCTTCACTCAACTCATTTTGAAAAGACAAATCAACCTCAATAATTTGGCTTTTCTTCACTTTATAAGAGGCTTTTGTAAATTTTTTGTCAATTTTAACTTTTTTACTATCAATTAATTTTGTCGCAAACGATCGGCTAGGTATTACATCTATCATGCGGGTTATAAAAATATCTAAACGTTGATTATCAAATTCATCAGGTACTTCAATGGCAACCAAAGTTTTTTCTTGCATAATATAAGCCAACCTATTTGTTAAGGTTGACCAAGAAATTACTTCTTTTTCAT contains:
- a CDS encoding substrate-binding periplasmic protein codes for the protein MNKFYFIFLFISSLKAFGQENNVLKIGYFDIKPFSYYDEKKRKDTGIILEFLKEKILTFRNKKVLFQQYPLSRVLTELSLNKIDAIAFLAKTKEREKNFNYTKTPIYTSNSFITFLKNSPINYIKSIEDIKNETIGIGQHAALCDFLEKNREQLTFEESSAENYNIVLINKLLFKRISAAYTYLPDSLFYEAKKSNTLNQLKFIKIPESSVSVYFVLSKNFNRKEQELIEKNLKNNHLIYKPEFN
- the menD gene encoding 2-succinyl-5-enolpyruvyl-6-hydroxy-3-cyclohexene-1-carboxylic-acid synthase, translating into MNSEFSSKIIKNLMQWGVKEFYVCAGARNVPLIDLLLNSKNIKIYSHFDERSLAFYAIGRIKSLKAPVAVIVTSGTAVAELFPAVIEAYYSDLPLVVVTADRPRKQRGTGSPQTIEQKNIFGMYVAACIDIEANEEFSIACYKRNKPIHINPCFDVPLQTKENKEYNLENIIPIEFIKETYNYSKEFDVCKRFFSISKNLLVIVSKNNIENKSILIDFLRFLNRPVYLESISNFRECVELQDIKILYANNLWERAKLLNIEFDSVLKIGNTPTHKIWREIDESSLNLNVLSISESYFSGSCNAEHLQVNYETFFPQLKKFLLSSNNFNKSEMKNLIDQSTTKFYKAIKLLNEFSNSEYAFIHKLSLKIPESSFIYLGNSLPIRTWDMIATFESKNFQIEASRGANGIDGQISTFLGCALENKINIGIFGDLTTLYDLQSLWVKQYHEKLSFIIIIINNSGGQIFNSVLGGKTVDFCKNEHSLQFKSWAEMWDIKYQLIENINQLIDNSFFLDKYSRQIIEIKPCNVETENFVKKLALI
- a CDS encoding chorismate-binding protein, which encodes MELFNLEEFLKSGIFFSSSIENKIWCMYGALEEYQSNENLEYPYFYFSDFYFKNKNTFYKGKKFFEFTFDGFQTILKNSVGNVPDIKWEKFDNLYYQKQFDFIMKNIKSKEIKKGVPFSFLSGKSKIDSENKLFFIQNVVKNIKNNKCYLYGFWKNNEGIIGTSPELIFSQENNNIYTIALAGTIKNEINVDKDNFINDPKIKNEHSFVIEGIKKAIKHFGNVDIGQTRLFELPYLLHLKTDIFLNFKTEFNYLKLVHTLHPTPAVGIYPKNDQFWLEESLLNTCKRKNFAAPFGLLLNKNKSFCICLIRGLQWDEFDKVQITAGGGVIEESNYQDELNEIKFKIHSIIKNLGLNYEF
- a CDS encoding RluA family pseudouridine synthase, with protein sequence MQEKTLVAIEVPDEFDNQRLDIFITRMIDVIPSRSFATKLIDSKKVKIDKKFTKASYKVKKSQIIEVDLSFQNELSEEPIGEEIPLNILYEDADLLVINKSAGMVVHPGAGVHSGTLVNAVLAYTGMTLPSLGGPIRAGIVHRLDRDTSGVMVVAKSQLALTHLSKQFAEHSQIRIYHAIVYGKLPSSEGEIVTWHGRDLKNRLKYSVQAEGVGKKAILKYKLLKEFGNLDFSLVSCSLYTGRTHQIRVQMAYLGNGIVGDSLYSKIPDKLKNKKELFAQVTKNSPRQMLHALHLEFVHPRHGKQMKFIAPYPADFQNLYNLLQIKSN